One region of Armigeres subalbatus isolate Guangzhou_Male chromosome 3, GZ_Asu_2, whole genome shotgun sequence genomic DNA includes:
- the LOC134222235 gene encoding uncharacterized protein LOC134222235, which translates to MSDLRALMKRERMLQQKVATVAKFVEAFDRDRDECQIEVRLKNLDEVYSDFFCCVRKSSYWWRMRKENLRVVEEFENRYCMVKGSLLKLLPAKVSVQRVDGNSGGQSAQHSKVKLPEISLPTFSGKLGDWVMFRDTFRSLIHQNGELNPMDKFTYLRTSLKGDALMEINTIELSAVNYEVAWQVLQERYENKKADRQGVLGCTFSMEPLRRESYDGLNQLVSEFEKNLQMLEKIGEQTAQWSTILAYMLCGRLDTATLRLWEAHHNSKDVPKYKDLVNFLRNQCSVLQSIAPLKASSSDQRQSKASMCHAVVKTSNKCPFCGDSWHTPFHCLKFQKMKIAERNEAVMRGKLCRNCLHPGHIARTCDKGVCHHCQQKHHSMLHVIPVRSSVPPASSRNQEASPPQRQFNRQPYSNPQQPNQQAHSQANNAPTNTANSHSTRPPQPQPSTSQASTSHTYIALPKTPTQNILLSTALIRVKDRFGNVMLARALLDSCSQHCLMTKEFSNKLKFRVSPTYLSVHGIGSGQCVSTKLVSAGVSPRSQKISPFEEEMQFFVLPKLTSSLPTSSFNPSEWKLPRSALLADPNFYEAGPVDVIIGAEHYLDLLAHGQLKVMDDGPTLQNTVFGWIVSGRVPDSSITIPRSLVHVCSSAELQDQLTKFWEVETCRTTSTHSVEESTCEEIFATTTVRDDSGRFVVTLPKKDYLIEKLGESRSTAVRRLCSLQRRLSLSPELRTQYSEFIQEYLDMGHMVEILDERCEGTTYYLPHHAVLKPESTTTKLRVVFDASCKTSTGVSLNDALMVGPVVQDELININLRFRLHRYAVVADVAKMYRMVAVSGPDQKLQRIVWTGNTDQDIRTFQLTTVTYGTASAPYVATRCFTQLAEEEKETHPTAAAVLKQNFYVDDMLSGVDDIEEGKQFVEEMVDLMQSGGFTLRKWNSNCGEILRQVPEHLRDDRSILTLDSADSTVKTLGLQWEPRRDVYRFSTPKWTESGAITKRIILSDISRLFDPLGIIGPVIVQAKLIVQELWERECSWDAPLSEDMTEKWLEYRRNMIGLDGFTVPRWVGVTKSMKSVQLHGFCDASKKAYGAYIYVRTVTEDDEVDVRLFTAKSRVAPLENLKKKKKCLSTPRLELSSALLLAHLYEKVVESIHLTVESYFWTDSTIVKFWLASVPSRWKEFVSNRVSEIQHVTKGGLWNHVAGMENPADIISRRMAPPQLQYEPLWWHGPPWLLQEPINWPIFEPSANELHPSILEEKGAVVALLPSIKPGDIFSLRSSLTELVKLVAYAQRFGFNARVHNREHRKHGLLTLTERDDALHLLVRLAQNESFPQEYSELLRGRDVQASSRIAALNPEMVDGIICVGGRLRNARISTSRKHPYILDHRHPFTMLVMTEYHQKLFHAGQQLLVSSVRGRYWPTNVRNLARKVIHNCVRCFRVKPKVHEQLMADLPAERVTPCSPFQRVGIDLCGPFLVTYPQRKARPVKCFVVVFVCLVTKAAHLELVADQSSQAFLASLRRFTSRRGKPGIIMCDNGRNFVGANRELAELRKLFIDQHFQDTVIGEATNESIEFRFIPARSPNFGGLWESAVKSFKTLLKRTIGSRSLVYDEFQTLLTQIEAVLNSRPLTPVSNDPSDYEALTPGHFLVQRPLTAIPEPNLDDLPENRLAAWQTVQHFVQYLWRKWSTQYLSNLQNRTKWTKKRNNVRVGTMVVLKDENQPPLNWLLGRITEVHTGADGNIRVVTVRTKDGSYKRAISKICILPIRDNVESSEEN; encoded by the exons ATGAGTGATTTACGTGCTTTGATGAAGCGTGAGCGCATGCTTCAGCAAAAAGTGGCTACGGTGGCAAAGTTCGTCGAAGCTTTCGACAGGGATCGTGACGAGTGTCAAATTGAAGTGCGATTGAAAAATCTAGATGAAGTGTATTCAGATTTCTTTTGCTGCGTGAGAAAATCGAGCTACTGGTGGAGGATGCGAAAG GAAAATCTACGTGTCGTAGAGGAGTTTGAAAACCGCTACTGCATGGTGAAAGGATCTTTGCTGAAACTGCTTCCGGCAAAGGTTTCGGTTCAGCGAGTTGATGGGAATTCTGGTGGGCAATCCGCACAACACTCCAAGGTGAAATTGCCAGAAATCAGTTTGCCAACGTTCAGCGGCAAACTAGGAGATTGGGTGATGTTTCGGGATACTTTCCGCAGTCTCATCCATCAGAACGGTGAGCTGAACCCGATGGACAAGTTCACATACTTGAGGACGTCACTCAAGGGAGATGCTCTGATGGAAATCAACACCATTGAACTCTCGGCCGTCAACTACGAGGTTGCGTGGCAGGTTCTCCAGGAGCGCTATGAGAACAAAAAAGCTGATCGTCAAGGCGTACTTGGATGCACTTTTTCGATGGAGCCGCTCAGAAGAGAGTCGTACGACGGACTGAATCAGCTCGTCAGCGAATTTGAAAAGAACCTGCAGATGCTGGAAAAGATTGGTGAACAGACAGCCCAGTGGAGCACTATACTGGCATACATGCTTTGTGGTCGGTTGGACACAGCGACACTACGTTTATGGGAGGCTCACCACAATTCCAAGGACGTTCCGAAGTATAAGGACCTGGTGAATTTCCTCCGCAACCAGTGTTCAGTGTTGCAGTCAATAGCCCCATTGAAGGCGAGCAGCTCAGATCAACGTCAGTCGAAGGCGTCAATGTGTCATGCTGTGGTGAAGACGTCGAATAAATGCCCATTTTGCGGGGATTCTTGGCACACCCCATTCCATTGCCTGAAGTTCCAGAAAATGAAGATTGCGGAGCGTAACGAAGCGGTTATGAGAGGCAAACTGTGCCGCAACTGCCTGCACCCTGGTCATATCGCCAGAACATGTGACAAAGGTGTATGCCATCACTGCCAGCAAAAACACCATAGCATGCTGCATGTCATTCCGGTAAGATCCTCCGTTCCACCCGCGTCGAGTAGAAATCAAGAAGCTAGCCCGCCACAACGCCAATTTAATCGGCAACCATATTCCAACCCACAGCAACCGAACCAACAAGCACACTCTCAAGCGAACAATGCACCCACCAACACTGCCAACTCACATAGCACAAGACCACCACAGCCACAACCAAGCACAAGTCAAGCCAGCACAAGCCACACGTACATTGCATTACCCAAGACACCTACACAAAACATTCTTTTGTCAACGGCACTCATTCGAGTTAAAGACCGTTTTGGAAACGTCATGCTAGCTCGAGCATTGTTGGATTCCTGTTCCCAACATTGTTTGATGACTAAGGAGTTCTCGAACAAGCTCAAGTTCCGAGTCTCACCCACATATCTCTCAGTTCATGGCATTGGTTCTGGGCAGTGTGTGTCAACAAAGCTAGTTAGCGCAGGAGTGTCACCGAGGTCACAGAAGATTTCTCCGTTCGAAGAAGAGATGCAGTTTTTCGTCCTTCCGAAGCTGACTTCCTCATTGCCAACCTCCAGCTTCAATCCATCGGAATGGAAACTTCCTAGATCAGCTCTTTTGGCGGATCCAAACTTCTACGAAGCCGGACCAGTAGATGTGATCATCGGAGCGGAACATTATTTGGATTTATTGGCACATGGACAGCTGAAAGTGATGGATGATGGACCGACTTTGCAGAATACTGTGTTTGGATGGATCGTGTCAGGCCGTGTTCCGGATTCTTCAATCACCATACCTCGGTCCTTGGTCCATGTGTGTTCTAGTGCGGAGCTTCAGGATCAGCTAACCAAGTTCTGGGAAGTTGAAACTTGCCGTACAACCAGCACACACTCCGTTGAAGAATCTACTTGCGAAGAGATTTTCGCGACGACCACAGTACGCGACGATTCCGGAAGATTTGTTGTCACTCTTCCGAAGAAGGACTACCTCATCGAGAAGCTTGGCGAATCGAGGTCTACTGCAGTTCGACGATTGTGTAGTTTGCAGCGAAGACTCTCATTGAGTCCTGAACTTCGGACCCAGTATTCCGAGTTCATTCAAGAATACCTGGACATGGGGCACATGGTGGAGATTCTCGATGAAAGGTGTGAAGGTACTACGTACTACCTGCCTCATCACGCAGTACTGAAGCCGGAGAGTACAACCACCAAGCTGCGAGTGGTATTTGATGCATCCTGCAAAACATCAACTGGAGTCTCGTTGAACGATGCCCTTATGGTCGGACCCGTCGTACAGGATGAATTGATCAACATCAATCTCCGGTTCCGCCTCCATCGTTACGCTGTCGTTGCGGACGTAGCGAAGATGTATCGCATGGTAGCAGTCTCCGGCCCAGATCAGAAGCTCCAGAGAATCGTGTGGACAGGCAACACAGATCAAGACATTCGTACTTTCCAGTTGACTACCGTAACCTACGGAACCGCGTCTGCTCCGTATGTAGCTACCAGATGTTTTACGCAGCTAGCAGAAGAGGAGAAAGAAACCCACCCAACAGCCGCCGCCGTCCTGAAACAAAACTTCTACGTCGATGATATGTTGTCAGGCGTAGATGACATAGAAGAGGGTAAGCAGTTTGTCGAAGAAATGGTAGACTTAATGCAGTCCGGAGGTTTCACGCTAAGAAAGTGGAATTCCAATTGTGGCGAGATTTTGCGTCAGGTTCCAGAGCATCTACGAGACGATCGGTCTATTCTCACCCTTGATTCAGCAGACTCGACTGTTAAAACACTAGGTTTGCAGTGGGAACCACGAAGGGATGTTTATCGCTTCAGTACTCCAAAGTGGACAGAATCTGGTGCGATTACCAAGCGCATTATATTATCGGACATCTCTCGACTGTTTGATCCGTTGGGCATAATCGGTCCAGTCATCGTTCAGGCTAAGCTGATCGTCCAGGAACTTTGGGAGCGTGAATGCAGCTGGGATGCACCATTAAGTGAAGACATGACAGAGAAATGGCTAGAGTATCGCAGAAATATGATAGGATTGGACGGTTTCACGGTTCCACGCTGGGTCGGAGTCACAAAATCAATGAAATCTGTTCAGCTACACGGCTTCTGCGATGCCTCAAAAAAGGCGTACGGTGCATATATTTACGTTAGAACCGTGACGGAGGATGACGAAGTTGACGTACGATTGTTCACAGCTAAGTCTCGAGTTGCTCCTCTCGAGAATctcaaaaagaagaagaaatgtcTCTCCACTCCTCGTCTTGAGCTTTCTTCAGCACTATTGCTCGCGCATCTCTACGAGAAGGTTGTCGAAAGCATCCACCTGACCGTAGAATCATATTTTTGGACTGATTCTACGATAGTAAAGTTTTGGCTAGCGTCTGTACCCTCCAGATGGAAAGAGTTTGTGAGCAACCGCGTGTCAGAAATTCAGCATGTCACCAAGGGCGGTTTGTGGAACCATGTTGCCGGAATGGAGAACCCGGCCGACATAATTTCAAGGAGAATGGCACCCCCACAGTTGCAGTACGAACCTCTCTGGTGGCATGGGCCTCCTTGGCTTCTTCAAGAGCCGATAAATTGGCCGATCTTTGAGCCAAGCGCTAACGAGTTACACCCGTCGATACTGGAGGAGAAGGGAGCTGTCGTTGCATTGTTGCCAAGCATTAAGCCTGGTGATATCTTTAGCCTACGGTCGTCATTGACAGAGCTCGTAAAGCTGGTAGCATACGCACAACGTTTCGGCTTCAACGCAAGAGTGCACAACCGCGAACATCGAAAGCACGGATTACTAACGCTCACTGAACGTGATGATGCTCTTCATCTGCTAGTGCGTCTAGCTCAAAATGAATCGTTTCCGCAAGAATACTCCGAGCTATTACGTGGTCGTGATGTACAAGCATCCTCTCGAATTGCTGCACTGAACCCAGAAATGGTGGATGGCATTATTTGCGTTGGCGGCCGGTTACGAAACGCTAGAATCTCTACAAGTCGGAAGCATCCGTACATTTTGGACCACCGCCATCCATTCACTATGCTGGTCATGACTGAGTATCATCAGAAGCTGTTTCATGCTGGGCAGCAACTATTAGTTTCTTCTGTACGAGGCAGATACTGGCCGACGAATGTTCGTAACCTAGCTCGGAAGGTTATCCACAACTGCGTTCGCTGTTTCCGTGTCAAGCCGAAAGTTCACGAGCAGTTGATGGCAGATCTTCCTGCGGAGAGAGTTACGCCATGCAGTCCCTTCCAACGCGTCGGCATAGATCTATGTGGTCCGTTCCTAGTCACGTACCCCCAGCGGAAAGCTCGTCCGGTGAAGTGTTTCGTCGTCGTCTTTGTTTGCCTAGTCACCAAGGCAGCCCATTTAGAATTAGTAGCTGATCAATCGTCGCAAGCATTTTTGGCATCCCTCCGACGATTCACATCTCGACGGGGAAAACCGGGGATCATCATGTGCGACAACGGCAGAAACTTCGTCGGAGCAAACCGGGAATTAGCTGAATTGCGGAAGCTTTTCATCGATCAACACTTCCAAGACACCGTGATTGGAGAAGCAACGAACGAAAGTATTGAATTCCGTTTCATACCAGCGCGATCCCCAAATTTCGGAGGATTGTGGGAAAGTGCAGTAAAGTCGTTCAAAACGTTGCTGAAGAGAACGATAGGAAGTAGAAGCCTGGTGTATGACGAGTTCCAGACACTACTCACGCAAATCGAGGCAGTTTTGAACTCTCGTCCGCTTACACCAGTCAGCAATGATCCCAGCGATTATGAAGCGTTAACGCCAGGACATTTCCTTGTCCAACGTCCACTCACAGCAATTCCGGAGCCAAATCTGGATGATCTTCCGGAGAATCGATTGGCGGCATGGCAAACTGTGCAGCATTTCGTTCAATACTTGTGGAGGAAATGGTCAACGCAATACTTATCCAACCTTCAAAACCGCACAAAGTGGACCAAGAAGCGGAACAACGTGAGAGTCGGAACAATGGTGGTGCTGAAGGATGAAAATCAACCACCACTAAATTGGCTTTTGGGTCGGATCACAGAAGTTCATACCGGAGCAGACGGAAACATTCGGGTAGTGACAGTTAGAACGAAGGATGGCAGCTACAAACGTGCAATTTCAAAGATCTGCATCCTTCCAATCCGTGACAATGTCGAATCATCAGAGGAGAACTAG